In Phaseolus vulgaris cultivar G19833 chromosome 10, P. vulgaris v2.0, whole genome shotgun sequence, a single genomic region encodes these proteins:
- the LOC137819105 gene encoding eukaryotic translation initiation factor 1A-like has product MPKNKGKGGKNRKRGKNEADDEKRELVFKEDGQEYAQVLRMLGNGRCEAMCIDGTKRLCHIRGKMHKKVWIAAGDIILVGLRDYQDDKADVILKYMPDEARLLKAYGELPDSTRLNEGIGAGLDEEDDGAGNDYIEFEDEDIDKI; this is encoded by the coding sequence ATGCCGAAGAACAAGGGAAAGGGAGGGAAGAACCGGAAGCGTGGGAAGAACGAGGCGGACGACGAGAAGCGGGAGCTGGTGTTCAAGGAGGACGGCCAGGAGTACGCGCAGGTGCTCCGCATGCTCGGCAACGGCCGTTGCGAGGCCATGTGCATCGACGGCACCAAGCGCCTATGCCACATCCGCGGCAAGATGCACAAGAAGGTCTGGATCGCCGCCGGCGACATCATCCTCGTTGGCCTTCGCGATTACCAGGACGACAAGGCCGACGTCATTCTGAAGTACATGCCCGACGAGGCCCGTCTCCTCAAGGCCTACGGTGAGCTTCCCGATAGCACCAGGCTCAACGAGGGCATCGGCGCTGGCCTCGATGAAGAGGACGATGGCGCTGGCAATGATTATATCGAGTTCGAGGATGAGGATATCGATAAGATTTGA